One window of the Populus nigra chromosome 4, ddPopNigr1.1, whole genome shotgun sequence genome contains the following:
- the LOC133691689 gene encoding transcription factor bHLH94-like, which translates to MELEAIVYSQDPFTNYGCKDSYSLAGGGAWGYDFELQEDDKAFLGILENNNIEQQGLHASWDSSSLSLMQQEKEWDHNSSSPGTCNVDQSLQGILFPAIMEPAPVTTTNRRKRRRTKSSKNKEEIESQRMTHIAVERNRRKQMNEYLAVLRSLMPPSYVQRGDQASIIGGAINFVKELEQLLQTMGTNNKNKQQPDDNGFPSRLFAEFFTFPQYSTRASQPSITADESVADQNQRALGDIEVTMVESHANLKILSKKRPGQLLKLMVGLQNLRLSILHLNVTTVDQMVLYSVSVKVEEGCHLNTVDEIAAAVNHMLYRIEEATAFS; encoded by the exons ATGGAACTAGAGGCAATTGTGTACTCTCAAGATCCATTTACTAATTATGGCTGCAAGGATTCTTACTCCTTGGCAGGAGGAGGAGCTTGGGGCTATGATTTTGAGTTGCAAGAAGATGATAAAGCTTTTCTTGGGATTCTTGAAAATAACAACATTGAGCAACAAGGTCTCCATGCAAGCTGGGATTCATCATCACTTTCATTGAtgcaacaagaaaaagaatggGATCACAATTCCTCTTCACCCGGGACTTGCAATGTTGATCAATCTCTCCAAGGAATACTGTTTCCTGCAATAATGGAACCTGCACCAGTGACAACAACAAACAGGAGAAAACGGAGACGCACCAAGAGCtccaagaataaagaagaaattgAGAGCCAGAGAATGACTCACATTGCTGTTGAACGCAACCGTAGAAAACAGATGAATGAGTATCTTGCTGTGCTTAGGTCTTTGATGCCTCCTTCTTATGTTCAAAGA GGTGACCAAGCATCGATAATCGGAGGTGCCATTAACTTCGTGAAGGAGCTAGAGCAGCTCTTGCAGACCATGGGAACTAATAACAAGAACAAGCAACAACCCGACGATAATGGTTTCCCTTCACGGCTATTTGCTGAGTTCTTCACCTTCCCACAGTATTCGACTCGTGCATCTCAGCCTTCAATAACGGCAGATGAATCAGTGGCTGATCAGAACCAGCGGGCTTTAGGGGACATAGAAGTGACAATGGTGGAGAGCCATGCCAATCTCAAAATTCTATCAAAGAAACGGCCAGGACAGCTCTTGAAGTTGATGGTGGGGTTGCAAAACCTAAGGCTCAGTATTCTTCACCTCAATGTCACCACTGTTGATCAAATGGTTCTCTATTCAGTTAGTGTCAAG GTTGAAGAAGGATGTCATCTGAATACAGTGGATGAGATTGCAGCTGCTGTTAATCACATGCTATACAGGATTGAAGAAGCAACTGCTTTCAGCTGA